GAATAGAGTAACGGAATTTCAAGATTATATTCCACTGTTGCATCATCAATTAATGCATAATTTTGGAATAAATAAGCGATTTTTGTCCTGAGAAGCCTGTTTGCTTGAGCTGAACCAATCCGCGGGGGAATCTTATCAAACAGTTTGACAGTGCCACCACTTGGATTTTCCAGCAATCCCATGATATTCAAAACCGTTGTCTTTCCAGACCCGCTTTTCCCAGTAATGGCGAGCATTTCACCCTCATAGACCTTCAAATTTATATGTTCAAGAACCAAGTGGTCTTGATAACGTTTACTGACATCCACTAGTTCACATACCGTTTTCATGCTACTTAAACCCCTCCCTTCAGGATTTCCACTTTGTTTTTATGCTCGATAACGAAAAGTGCAAGAACGGACGCTACTAATTCAAATAAGAATACCCCACCCCCTACTGCAAGCACATTAATATCAGATGATCCGATTGCTTGGTAGATGGATGACGCCACTGCAAAAACACTTCCCGCCTTCTCCACCAAACTAGATGCCAGCCCGTTGTTAATAAGGAAACAGATACCCAATTGAATCACCCATGTCATTGTTAAAAGCCACATATACTCCTTGTACGTTTTAAAAAAATCAGCGCCAAATAATCTGCGAACGATAAATCTTCGTTGATATTTGCTGAAGAATACACTCAGATTCTGCACAACAAGCACTAATAACCCCGCTATCAGTCCGAAGCTTATGAGCAAAAGCTGGTTCCTCTGCTTTTGTAGATCGTATATCTGCTCTAAAACGTACTGGTCAACTGCTATTAGGTTTGTCAGGTTGTCATCGAGTTCTAGCCTTTTGAGTTCTGGCTCCAGCGCCTTTAACGTCTGCTGGCTGTCTCTATTGATCAGCTTCACCTTTAACGGATCTCGGCCCCCACCACCGATCATCATGTTTGCCTTATCTGCAACAAGACTGTTTTTCTCAGTGATCACTTGAATGATCGGATCTACAATGATATTGTTTTCTAAGCGAAATACATCAGGGTTGAAGCTAAAAATTTTCTGATCATTAGCAATCCAAACGATTGTAATCTGTTGATTCTTTACGCGATCTGGAATCTTTATTTTAAACAGGTTCTCATCCGCTTCAAGACGACTCTTTCTGCTTTTCTTAAAGTAATCCATAATATCTTTTTCATTATCACGGTATTTTTCAGGTACAAGCAAAATGAAATCACTTGTATCTTCAAAAATTTTTACAGGATTATTTTGAATATCATACACAGGAAACTCATGCAGATAATTAAGATTTACCGAAATAGAACGTATGCCGTCAAATTTCCTGTTAAGAACAAGCGATTTTTGCTCATATGCTCTCGCGTGAATATATACGGCTCCCATTCGATTGAGTAGAGGGTAAAGTCCTGTGACTTTAGTTACAGTCGTTTTGTGTGATCCTTTCTGTAAATCCTCCAAATCATTCCCAACCTTTACGGGATAGAACACACCATAATCCTTGCTGCGCTCCCAACTCTTCAGATTTTCCTGCTTGATATGCAAATCATTATACTGACTCCAGGTTGAAAGGATGATCAGGATGAGAAATATCGTGCATCCAGTCTTGAGTAGGGTGTTCAAAACGAAGATGCCATTCGTTTCTTTGCGGTTCTTGATTACATCGACTACCTTGATTCTAGAGATGTAGATATAGGCGATGAATGAAATTAAAGTGACAATGATATAACTGATCAATTGAGAAATGATAACACTTCCTATGAACTGAACAGTTGTGCCCTTTATTAGCAAGGCTGCAAGTACAGAGGTAGTTGTAGTTAGAACAAAAATAATGGTAATTAATCTCCCTACGACTATGTACCATAGATACAAGTTAGACAGGCCGTGCATTTTCATAACGCCGATCCGCTTGGACTCGTTAAAAATATAGTAGATGAGCATAATGATCACGATGATAATAATTAAGTACCTAATGTATGTAAAGAAGTCTTCCTTGATTTCCATTTCTCCTGAATTGTAAGATTGACCCTTAAAATCTTCAGGAGTAAACAAAGCCCCTTGGTCAGCCATTTTATTAGAAATTATTTTGCTGATGACTCGGTCAACAAACTCATTGTATCGTTCTTCAGATGCTTCGACAAAATACTGGCCTGTTACGGGAAGATGTTCATAAGCAACCTTAAGCGGTTTTATTTCGAACAGGTGGTTATTACCAAAAGTTTTGAGTATACCTACCTGATCCTGGTTACCGGTATCTACCGTTGATAGGAAGGAATTACTCTGCTGCGTGTCGTCCGAGGTCAGAAACTTCCCCTTTTCTAATCGAAAAGAATCAAATAACCGGGTGCTGGTTGTCATCAGCACGTATTTGTGAATTTGAACCTCGTCATCTACGCCGTAATTGATGTGTGTTTTGAAAATATTGACCTTGCTCTCGATGGCCGCTTCTAGTAAGATCGGGTACATCTCATCCGGTGAAGAAAAATTCGCATAGTCAGGAATCCCAAACTGCCTTGAAATTCCCTCTCCTGCCTTTTCCATTTGATCAAGTTCATTTTGAGAGGTTTGATTGTAAACCAACAAAAAAGAAACTGCGAAAATAAAGACTAGCAAACTAGCTAATGTTTTTTTCAATTCACCCGCCCCCTCAAATGATGAAAAATTCAGACCTTTCTCAAAAACATACCATACGTTACTCTTCTGAGTAACGTATGGTAGTTGCTTGTAATCGTTATATTATTTAGGTCGTTTTGCCTTATTATCCCAGTGTGCATAACAGGTATATTTCTTGTCTGCATATGCTTCTGCCTTTGCCCATTCGCCAGCTTCCGCATAATCCGTATCTTCATCGTCTCCTATGATAGCTGTCGCAGAATGAAATTTTTCCGGGTGTTTGTAATAGGACCAGCATTTCTTTTGAGCACCAATTTTGGATGAGCCGTAATTCCAATCACCACCACCAATGCCTGTCGTCTTGAACGGAGTCACATTAGAGTTGACCAGTTCAGCCTTACCATCTGTCGCCATCGCTTGAGAGCCCATTGCCAAAGTCAGTACTGCAATCAAGCCTACCATGCCTTTTTTCAACATCATTGCCATCTCCTT
This is a stretch of genomic DNA from Brevibacillus laterosporus DSM 25. It encodes these proteins:
- a CDS encoding ABC transporter ATP-binding protein; its protein translation is MKTVCELVDVSKRYQDHLVLEHINLKVYEGEMLAITGKSGSGKTTVLNIMGLLENPSGGTVKLFDKIPPRIGSAQANRLLRTKIAYLFQNYALIDDATVEYNLEIPLLYSRKSKKEKQKLKMDALEKVGMDIPLKQKTYGLSGGEQQRVAIARTLLKPCDIILADEPTGSLDIDNRNEIVKLLKGLNNEGKTIIFVTHDQYVAEECDRIIKLL
- a CDS encoding lactococcin 972 family bacteriocin encodes the protein MMLKKGMVGLIAVLTLAMGSQAMATDGKAELVNSNVTPFKTTGIGGGDWNYGSSKIGAQKKCWSYYKHPEKFHSATAIIGDDEDTDYAEAGEWAKAEAYADKKYTCYAHWDNKAKRPK
- a CDS encoding DUF1430 domain-containing protein, with translation MKKTLASLLVFIFAVSFLLVYNQTSQNELDQMEKAGEGISRQFGIPDYANFSSPDEMYPILLEAAIESKVNIFKTHINYGVDDEVQIHKYVLMTTSTRLFDSFRLEKGKFLTSDDTQQSNSFLSTVDTGNQDQVGILKTFGNNHLFEIKPLKVAYEHLPVTGQYFVEASEERYNEFVDRVISKIISNKMADQGALFTPEDFKGQSYNSGEMEIKEDFFTYIRYLIIIIVIIMLIYYIFNESKRIGVMKMHGLSNLYLWYIVVGRLITIIFVLTTTTSVLAALLIKGTTVQFIGSVIISQLISYIIVTLISFIAYIYISRIKVVDVIKNRKETNGIFVLNTLLKTGCTIFLILIILSTWSQYNDLHIKQENLKSWERSKDYGVFYPVKVGNDLEDLQKGSHKTTVTKVTGLYPLLNRMGAVYIHARAYEQKSLVLNRKFDGIRSISVNLNYLHEFPVYDIQNNPVKIFEDTSDFILLVPEKYRDNEKDIMDYFKKSRKSRLEADENLFKIKIPDRVKNQQITIVWIANDQKIFSFNPDVFRLENNIIVDPIIQVITEKNSLVADKANMMIGGGGRDPLKVKLINRDSQQTLKALEPELKRLELDDNLTNLIAVDQYVLEQIYDLQKQRNQLLLISFGLIAGLLVLVVQNLSVFFSKYQRRFIVRRLFGADFFKTYKEYMWLLTMTWVIQLGICFLINNGLASSLVEKAGSVFAVASSIYQAIGSSDINVLAVGGGVFLFELVASVLALFVIEHKNKVEILKGGV